One Cucurbita pepo subsp. pepo cultivar mu-cu-16 chromosome LG09, ASM280686v2, whole genome shotgun sequence DNA window includes the following coding sequences:
- the LOC111801768 gene encoding uncharacterized protein LOC111801768 isoform X1: MASTPSTCSPNSLQLRLALNCKNSPKFPFLPVRATVRKLDPRLRVISRPIVHNSAKIARTNGLRRNEICFAGSDSKADGFSGWSESDSGEEDLNLRRKNWLAGLVGIGITGFILVSGITFAAWSINKQNCSRQKAQMEALSTHQQLLLDSDSGNDKLGEDQKEDNSVNADDVNHEEFSSYTENDEALNKNRVGDVAVVEELSGNDVESSSNNDNVNNVAFLQEDIQSDSLLAVTSVAYGSSEIDSDVDSGFKDVNSGTEVLTSEPEMNDEPDNSPETKYDFSSEKFPVYDDSSSNYNSGYQDETADPPVNGIDDSSLHELGLVDEETVTESLEGVLNPGKTEQLLSEETGSTIEQQIGRGLSEAAFVSVTAYPLADDQEQNHETTVNSSAAEPELQGNLFSSAGVPAPLVSAAVKTLPGKVLVPAVVDQVQGQALAALQVLKVIESEVEPSGLCTRREYARWLVSASCALSRNTASKVYPAMYIENVTELAFDDITPEDPDFASIQGLAEAGLISSKLSRHDILSSLDDDEGPFYFSPESPLSRQDLVSWKMALEKRQLPEADRKTLHQVSGFIDTDKIHPDACPALVADLSVGEHGIIALAFGYTRLFQPDKPVTKAQAAIALAIGEASDIVSEELARIEAESMAENAVAAHSALVAQVEKDINASFEKELSIEREKADAVEKMAEEAKQELERLRYERERDNIALMKERAAIESEMEVLSRLRNELEEQLQGLMSNKVEVSYEKERINKLRKEAEIENQEISRLQYELEVERKALSMARSWAEEEAKRAREQAKALEEARDRWEKQGIKVVVDSDLREEESAGDTWLDSSKQFAVEETVDRAENLMDKLKGMGREVRGKSKDIIEMIIQKIAVLISNLRQWVRNAGEKAEDVKNVGIARASRSATELQQSSAEMGLALKEGAKRVVGDCREGVEKISQKFRTSYG, from the exons ATGGCTTCCACTCCTTCCACATGTTCGCCCAACTCTCTCCAGCTTCGTCTCGCTCTCAATTGCAAGAATTCCCCCAAATTCCCTTTCCTTCCTGTTCGCGCCACAGTGCGGAAGTTGGATCCTCGCCTCCGGGTGATTTCCCGCCCTATTGTTCATAATAGCGCGAAAATCGCGCGGACAAATGGACTGCGTCggaatgaaatttgttttgcTGGATCGGATTCCAAGGCTGATGGATTCTCCGGGTGGTCGGAGTCGGATTCCGGCGAGGAGGATTTGAACTTGCGGAGAAAGAATTGGTTGGCAG GGTTGGTGGGGATTGGAATTACTGGATTCATCCTTGTCTCTGGAATCACCTTTGCAGCATGGTCAATAAACAAGCAGAATTGTTCCA GACAAAAGGCACAAATGGAGGCCTTAAGTACGCACCAACAATTATTGTTGGACTCTGATTCTGGAAATGATAAGCTTGGTGAAGATCAAAAAGAAGATAACAGTGTCAATGCAGATGATGTTAATCATGAGGAATTTTCTTCATAtacagaaaatgatgaagcTCTCAACAAAAATCGAGTTGGTGATGTTGCTGTTGTCGAGGAGTTATCAGGAAATGATGTTGAATCTTCATCTAATAATGATAATGTCAATAATGTTGCTTTCTTGCAAGAAGATATCCAATCTGATTCCTTGTTAGCTGTTACGTCGGTCGCTTATGGAAGTTCTGAGATCGATTCGGACGTTGATTCTGGTTTTAAAGATGTAAATTCTGGTACAGAAGTGTTAACTTCTGAACCtgaaatgaatgatgaacCGGATAACTCGCCTGAAACGAAGTATGATTTCAGCTCTGAAAAGTTTCCAGTCTATGATGATAGTTCATCAAATTATAATTCTGGCTACCAGGATGAGACAGCTGATCCTCCTGTAAATGGAATCGACGATTCTTCATTGCATGAATTGGGATTAGTTGACGAAGAGACCGTGACCGAATCACTGGAAGGAGTTCTGAACCCTGGCAAAACCGAACAGCTCTTATCTGAGGAAACTGGATCAACCATAGAACAGCAAATAGGAAGAGGATTGTCCGAAGCTGCGTTTGTCTCCGTCACAGCTTATCCACTGGCAGATgatcaagaacaaaatcatGAAACAACCGTGAATAGTTCTGCTGCCGAACCGGAACTACAAgggaatttattttcttctgcaGGTGTTCCTGCTCCTCTGGTTTCTGCAGCTGTTAAGACACTTCCTGGCAAGGTTCTAGTTCCTGCAGTTGTGGATCAGGTTCAGGGGCAGGCGTTGGCAGCACTGCAAGTTTTAAAG GTGATTGAGTCTGAAGTTGAGCCGAGTGGTCTATGTACTCGTCGGGAATATGCTCGTTGGCTAGTGTCTGCAAGCTGTGCGCTTTCAAG GAACACAGCATCTAAAGTATACCCAGCAATGTATATAGAGAATGTTACCGAGCTTGCTTTTGATGATATTACTCCTGAAGATCCTGATTTTGCATCTATTCAAG GTTTGGCTGAAGCTGGACTGATTTCGAGCAAGCTTTCGAGACATGATATTCTTTCTTCATTGGACGACGACGAGGGtcctttttatttctctccCGAAAG CCCGCTATCACGTCAAGATCTTGTGAGTTGGAAGATGGCCCTAGAAAAAAGACAGCTACCTGAGGCAGATAGGAAG ACACTCCACCAAGTTTCTGGGTTTATCGATACCGATAAGATCCATCCAGATGCTTGTCCTGCGCTAGTTGCCGATCTTTCTGTAGGCGAACATGGAATAATCGCTCTTGCATTTG GATACACAAGGCTATTCCAGCCGGATAAGCCTGTAACAAAAGCACAAGCTGCCATTGCTCTTGCAATCGGCGAGGCTTCTGATATTGTAAGCGAGGAGCTTGCAAGGATTGAAGCCGAGTCAATGGCGGAAAACGCTGTGGCTGCACACAGTGCTTTGGTAGCTCAAGTTGAGAAAGATATTAACGCCAGCTTCGAGAAAGAACTCTCGATCGAAAGGGAAAAGGCTGACGCTGTGGAGAAAATGGCAGAAGAGGCAAAGCAAGAATTGGAAAGATTAAGATacgaaagagagagagataataTCGCCTTGATGAAGGAACGTGCTGCTATTGAATCGGAAATGGAGGTTCTTTCGAGGTTAAGAAATGAGTTGGAGGAGCAGTTGCAAGGCCTGATGAGTAATAAAGTAGAGGTATCttatgaaaaggaaagaatcaACAAACTCAGGAAAGAAgctgaaattgaaaatcaGGAGATTTCCCGCTTGCAATATGAGCTTGAGGTTGAGAGAAAGGCGTTGTCCATGGCCAG ATCTTGGGCGGAGGAAGAAGCAAAAAGAGCAAGAGAACAAGCAAAAGCACTAGAGGAGGCAAGAGATCGCTGGGAAAAGCAGGGCATCAAAGTAGTCGTCGACAGCGATCTCCGGGAAGAGGAATCTGCTGGAGATACTTGGCTCGATTCCAGCAAACAGTTTGCAGTGGAGGAAACGGTTGATAGGGCCGAGAACTTAATGGACAAGCTTAAAGGAATGGGTAGAGAAGTAAGAGGGAAATCCAAAGACATAATTGAGATGATCATCCAGAAGATAGCTGTGCTGATATCAAACTTGAGACAATGGGTCCGGAATGCTGGTGAGAAGGCTGAAGATGTAAAGAATGTGGGCATCGCAAGGGCAAGTAGATCGGCCACTGAACTGCAACAGAGCAGTGCAGAGATGGGGTTGGCCCTGAAGGAGGGAGCTAAGCGAGTTGTGGGAGATTGTAGGGAAGGAGTAGAGAAAATTTCCCAAAAGTTCAGAACATCGTACGGTTAA
- the LOC111801768 gene encoding uncharacterized protein LOC111801768 isoform X2 → MEALSTHQQLLLDSDSGNDKLGEDQKEDNSVNADDVNHEEFSSYTENDEALNKNRVGDVAVVEELSGNDVESSSNNDNVNNVAFLQEDIQSDSLLAVTSVAYGSSEIDSDVDSGFKDVNSGTEVLTSEPEMNDEPDNSPETKYDFSSEKFPVYDDSSSNYNSGYQDETADPPVNGIDDSSLHELGLVDEETVTESLEGVLNPGKTEQLLSEETGSTIEQQIGRGLSEAAFVSVTAYPLADDQEQNHETTVNSSAAEPELQGNLFSSAGVPAPLVSAAVKTLPGKVLVPAVVDQVQGQALAALQVLKVIESEVEPSGLCTRREYARWLVSASCALSRNTASKVYPAMYIENVTELAFDDITPEDPDFASIQGLAEAGLISSKLSRHDILSSLDDDEGPFYFSPESPLSRQDLVSWKMALEKRQLPEADRKTLHQVSGFIDTDKIHPDACPALVADLSVGEHGIIALAFGYTRLFQPDKPVTKAQAAIALAIGEASDIVSEELARIEAESMAENAVAAHSALVAQVEKDINASFEKELSIEREKADAVEKMAEEAKQELERLRYERERDNIALMKERAAIESEMEVLSRLRNELEEQLQGLMSNKVEVSYEKERINKLRKEAEIENQEISRLQYELEVERKALSMARSWAEEEAKRAREQAKALEEARDRWEKQGIKVVVDSDLREEESAGDTWLDSSKQFAVEETVDRAENLMDKLKGMGREVRGKSKDIIEMIIQKIAVLISNLRQWVRNAGEKAEDVKNVGIARASRSATELQQSSAEMGLALKEGAKRVVGDCREGVEKISQKFRTSYG, encoded by the exons ATGGAGGCCTTAAGTACGCACCAACAATTATTGTTGGACTCTGATTCTGGAAATGATAAGCTTGGTGAAGATCAAAAAGAAGATAACAGTGTCAATGCAGATGATGTTAATCATGAGGAATTTTCTTCATAtacagaaaatgatgaagcTCTCAACAAAAATCGAGTTGGTGATGTTGCTGTTGTCGAGGAGTTATCAGGAAATGATGTTGAATCTTCATCTAATAATGATAATGTCAATAATGTTGCTTTCTTGCAAGAAGATATCCAATCTGATTCCTTGTTAGCTGTTACGTCGGTCGCTTATGGAAGTTCTGAGATCGATTCGGACGTTGATTCTGGTTTTAAAGATGTAAATTCTGGTACAGAAGTGTTAACTTCTGAACCtgaaatgaatgatgaacCGGATAACTCGCCTGAAACGAAGTATGATTTCAGCTCTGAAAAGTTTCCAGTCTATGATGATAGTTCATCAAATTATAATTCTGGCTACCAGGATGAGACAGCTGATCCTCCTGTAAATGGAATCGACGATTCTTCATTGCATGAATTGGGATTAGTTGACGAAGAGACCGTGACCGAATCACTGGAAGGAGTTCTGAACCCTGGCAAAACCGAACAGCTCTTATCTGAGGAAACTGGATCAACCATAGAACAGCAAATAGGAAGAGGATTGTCCGAAGCTGCGTTTGTCTCCGTCACAGCTTATCCACTGGCAGATgatcaagaacaaaatcatGAAACAACCGTGAATAGTTCTGCTGCCGAACCGGAACTACAAgggaatttattttcttctgcaGGTGTTCCTGCTCCTCTGGTTTCTGCAGCTGTTAAGACACTTCCTGGCAAGGTTCTAGTTCCTGCAGTTGTGGATCAGGTTCAGGGGCAGGCGTTGGCAGCACTGCAAGTTTTAAAG GTGATTGAGTCTGAAGTTGAGCCGAGTGGTCTATGTACTCGTCGGGAATATGCTCGTTGGCTAGTGTCTGCAAGCTGTGCGCTTTCAAG GAACACAGCATCTAAAGTATACCCAGCAATGTATATAGAGAATGTTACCGAGCTTGCTTTTGATGATATTACTCCTGAAGATCCTGATTTTGCATCTATTCAAG GTTTGGCTGAAGCTGGACTGATTTCGAGCAAGCTTTCGAGACATGATATTCTTTCTTCATTGGACGACGACGAGGGtcctttttatttctctccCGAAAG CCCGCTATCACGTCAAGATCTTGTGAGTTGGAAGATGGCCCTAGAAAAAAGACAGCTACCTGAGGCAGATAGGAAG ACACTCCACCAAGTTTCTGGGTTTATCGATACCGATAAGATCCATCCAGATGCTTGTCCTGCGCTAGTTGCCGATCTTTCTGTAGGCGAACATGGAATAATCGCTCTTGCATTTG GATACACAAGGCTATTCCAGCCGGATAAGCCTGTAACAAAAGCACAAGCTGCCATTGCTCTTGCAATCGGCGAGGCTTCTGATATTGTAAGCGAGGAGCTTGCAAGGATTGAAGCCGAGTCAATGGCGGAAAACGCTGTGGCTGCACACAGTGCTTTGGTAGCTCAAGTTGAGAAAGATATTAACGCCAGCTTCGAGAAAGAACTCTCGATCGAAAGGGAAAAGGCTGACGCTGTGGAGAAAATGGCAGAAGAGGCAAAGCAAGAATTGGAAAGATTAAGATacgaaagagagagagataataTCGCCTTGATGAAGGAACGTGCTGCTATTGAATCGGAAATGGAGGTTCTTTCGAGGTTAAGAAATGAGTTGGAGGAGCAGTTGCAAGGCCTGATGAGTAATAAAGTAGAGGTATCttatgaaaaggaaagaatcaACAAACTCAGGAAAGAAgctgaaattgaaaatcaGGAGATTTCCCGCTTGCAATATGAGCTTGAGGTTGAGAGAAAGGCGTTGTCCATGGCCAG ATCTTGGGCGGAGGAAGAAGCAAAAAGAGCAAGAGAACAAGCAAAAGCACTAGAGGAGGCAAGAGATCGCTGGGAAAAGCAGGGCATCAAAGTAGTCGTCGACAGCGATCTCCGGGAAGAGGAATCTGCTGGAGATACTTGGCTCGATTCCAGCAAACAGTTTGCAGTGGAGGAAACGGTTGATAGGGCCGAGAACTTAATGGACAAGCTTAAAGGAATGGGTAGAGAAGTAAGAGGGAAATCCAAAGACATAATTGAGATGATCATCCAGAAGATAGCTGTGCTGATATCAAACTTGAGACAATGGGTCCGGAATGCTGGTGAGAAGGCTGAAGATGTAAAGAATGTGGGCATCGCAAGGGCAAGTAGATCGGCCACTGAACTGCAACAGAGCAGTGCAGAGATGGGGTTGGCCCTGAAGGAGGGAGCTAAGCGAGTTGTGGGAGATTGTAGGGAAGGAGTAGAGAAAATTTCCCAAAAGTTCAGAACATCGTACGGTTAA
- the LOC111801952 gene encoding U-box domain-containing protein 32, whose product MAAADEIGQPLQFDVEHTIFVAVGTDVHDSETTLIWAVQNFAGKKFCVLHVHQPALLVVPQKNEEPSSNTPKEHVAKAFDEPERQKPLELLNQYVFILAKLGVQARKVWTETNCVEKGIVEIIAQYSIKWLVMGLDAERYNLKTSKKAFYVCQQAPICCHIWLVCRGRLIFSREGGMGRFNPSLLQTSEIGLDQSNHLRLDFVDAQQKEYASDRSQGLVDPKHSNNEAIGTSRTRLLLRNEVISLESSCVEEVKKRKKMEEILETGKKLAEQMNKKRDKLSKELYDVEEQKLFLERKASEYRCEVKELEKKMFDAVDLLVSFREKRDKLQIEHEEAKNKLRLLKNMLKMEPTCFHSVEMPTFSFMEIIEATRNFDPSWKIGEGRHGSVYKGHLRHVDVALKMLPSYGSHSQSTFQYEIEVLSRVRHPNLVTIIGACPESRLIVYENLKNGSLEEHLSCKDRYRPLPWQIRIRVAADICSALIFLHYNEPCIVHGDIKPSKILLDANFVAKLGGLGISRLIPRECLEIGRFTPESDVYSLGVTFLRMLTGRAASGIVKDVKCALENDKIGAVLDSSAGDWPHDLAEQLALVALRCCVKEKSDRPDLVSELWSVLEPMRSIASASFSGSKQHSRVPAHFTCPIFQEMMKDPLIAADGFTYEADAIKGWFKSGHDTSPMTNLKLEHCNLVPNYALLNAIQEWQQQL is encoded by the exons ATGGCCGCTGCCGACGAGATTGGACAGCCGCTGCAATTCGACGTCGAACACACTATATTTGTTGCGGTGGGAACGGATGTCCACGACTCCGAAACGACTCTGATTTGGGCTGTGCAGAACTTCGCTGGGAAGAAATTTTGTGTGCTTCACGTTCATCAGCCTGCCCTTCTTGTTGTTCCTCAGA AAAATGAAGAGCCGTCTTCCAATACACCAAAAGAACATGTAGCAAAGGCATTTGATGAACCTGAAAGGCAAAAGCCTTTAGAACTTCTTAATCAATATGTTTTCATTCTTGCCAAACTGGGG GTACAAGCGCGAAAAGTATGGACCGAGACGAACTGCGTTGAGAAAGGGATTGTTGAAATTATTGCTCAGTACAGTATTAAATGGCTAGTCATGGGTTTAGACGCAGAAAGATACAATCTCAA GACGTCCAAGAAAGCTTTCTATGTATGCCAACAAGCACCCATTTGCTGCCACATATGGCTTGTCTGCAGAGGGCGCCTTATATTCTCAAG GGAGGGCGGAATGGGAAGATTCAATCCATCACTGCTGCAAACTTCGGAAATAGGACTGGACCAATCTAACCATCTAAGACTG GACTTTGTAGATGCTCAACAAAAGGAGTATGCATCTGATAGATCTCAAGGTCTGGTGGATCCAAAACATTCCAATAATGAAGCCATTGGTACTTCAAGAACAAGACTATTGTTAAGGAATGAG GTTATTTCATTAGAAAGCTCATGTGTGGAGgaggtaaaaaaaagaaaaaagatggaaGAAATTTTAGAGACAGGTAAAAAACTAGCAGAACAGATGAACAAAAAGCGTGACAAGCTCTCGAAAGAACTATACGACGTCGAAGAGCAGaaattatttcttgaaagAAAAGCTTCAGAGTACCGTTGTGAAGTGAAGgagttggagaagaaaatgttTGATGCTGTTGACCTCTTGGTAAGCTTCAGGGAAAAACGAGATAAGTTGCAGATAGAACATGAAGAAGCAAAGAACAAGCTTAGACTGCTGAAGAACATGCTTAAAATGGAACCTACATGTTTTCACAGCGTAGAAATGCCTACATTCTCATTCATGGAGATAATTGAAGCCACCAGAAACTTTGACCCTTCCTGGAAGATTGGTGAGGGAAGACATGGTAGTGTTTATAAAGGCCACCTTCGCCACGTGGACGTTGCTCTAAAAATGTTGCCTTCGTACGGTTCTCATTCACAATCGACGTTCCAATACGAG ATTGAAGTTTTGAGTAGGGTAAGGCATCCAAACCTGGTTACAATTATTGGAGCATGTCCAGAATCTAGGTTGATAGTCTATGAGAATTTGAAAAATGGCAGCTTGGAAGAGCACCTATCGTGCAAAGATCGATATCGCCCGCTTCCATGGCAGATACGGATTCGGGTTGCTGCTGATATCTGCTCGGCTCTTATATTTCTCCATTACAATGAGCCTTGCATTGTCCATGGAGATATAAAGCCAAGCAAAATCCTACTTGATGCCAATTTTGTTGCCAAACTGGGTGGCTTGGGCATCTCTCGCTTGATCCCACGAGAATGTCTTGAGATTGGAAGGTTCACTCCAGAATCAGACGTTTACTCTCTTGGTGTTACTTTTCTGCGTATGTTAACTGGCAGAGCAGCTTCGGGAATTGTAAAAGATGTAAAATGTGCTTTAGAAAATGATAAGATTGGTGCCGTTTTGGACTCATCAGCTGGAGATTGGCCTCATGATCTAGCAGAACAATTGGCTCTTGTGGCTTTGAGATGCTGTGTGAAGGAAAAGTCGGATCGGCCTGACCTCGTCTCGGAATTATGGAGTGTTTTGGAGCCTATGAGATCCATTGCCTCGGCATCGTTTTCAGGTTCGAAACAACACTCTCGAGTGCCTGCCCATTTCACGTGTCCTATTTTTCAG GAAATGATGAAAGATCCACTCATTGCTGCAGATGGATTCACATATGAAGCTGATGCAATCAAAGGATGGTTCAAAAGTGGGCATGACACTTCTCCCATGACAAATCTTAAACTTGAACACTGTAATCTTGTGCCAAATTATGCTCTTTTGAATGCAATTCAAGAGTGGCAGCAGCAGCTATGA
- the LOC111801413 gene encoding 60S ribosomal protein L36-2-like, whose product MAPKQPNTGLFVGLNKGHIVTKKELAPRPSDRKGKSSKRVLFVRSLIREVAGFAPYEKRITELLKVGKDKRALKVAKRKLGTHKRAKKKREEMSSVLRKMRAGGGGEKKK is encoded by the exons ATGGCTCCGAAGCAGCCGAATACTGGTCTCTTCGTGGGACTTAACAAAGGGCACATTGTTACAAAGAAAGAGCTGGCCCCGCGCCCCTCTGATCGTAAAGGA AAAAGCAGCAAGAGAGTTCTCTTTGTGAGGAGTTTGATCCGGGAAGTTGCTGGTTTTGCACCATATGAGAAGAGAATCACTGAGCTTCTTAAAGTTGGAAAGGACAAGAGAGCACTAAAAGTGGCCAAGAGAAAGTTGGGAACTCACAAGAGAGctaagaagaagagagaggagaTGTCCAGCGTTCTCCGCAAGATGAG AGCTGGTGGAGGCggtgagaagaagaaatga